In a genomic window of Blastocatellia bacterium:
- a CDS encoding helix-turn-helix domain-containing protein, with product MRESLERLVDEMVERGIRFEDAVREFEMMFIVKVMERHRGNISRTARELGIHRNTLRSRLKAYRARFRTSPGMSTADDRLS from the coding sequence ATGAGAGAATCACTCGAACGTCTTGTTGACGAAATGGTCGAGCGGGGAATTCGTTTCGAGGATGCCGTCCGCGAGTTCGAGATGATGTTCATTGTTAAAGTGATGGAGCGCCATCGGGGCAACATCTCTCGCACGGCCCGCGAATTGGGCATCCACCGCAATACTTTGCGCTCGCGCCTGAAAGCCTATCGCGCCCGCTTCCGCACTTCTCCGGGGATGAGTACCGCCGACGACAGACTCTCATAA
- a CDS encoding adenosine-specific kinase: MELISVTLEIPSGCNIIVGHAHFIKTVEDLYEIMVTTSPQVKFGIAFCEASGPCLIRTEGNDEELRAVAVKNALALSAGHTFVVLLREAYPINFLNAIKACQEVCTIHCATANPVQVIVAETDQGRGILGVIDGFASKGVETEADRDSRKALLRKFGYKL; this comes from the coding sequence ATGGAACTGATAAGCGTGACGTTAGAAATTCCATCGGGCTGCAACATCATTGTAGGACACGCTCATTTCATCAAGACGGTGGAGGACCTTTACGAGATCATGGTGACGACGTCACCGCAGGTTAAGTTCGGGATCGCGTTTTGCGAGGCATCGGGACCCTGCCTCATACGAACCGAGGGCAACGATGAGGAATTGCGGGCGGTAGCCGTCAAGAATGCGCTTGCACTCAGCGCCGGTCACACGTTTGTCGTCCTGCTGCGCGAAGCCTATCCCATCAACTTCCTCAATGCGATCAAAGCCTGCCAGGAGGTCTGTACGATTCACTGTGCCACGGCAAATCCCGTCCAGGTGATCGTTGCGGAAACGGATCAGGGTCGGGGCATTCTCGGCGTCATTGATGGATTTGCCTCGAAGGGGGTCGAAACGGAAGCAGACCGGGATTCGCGGAAAGCTCTTTTACGGAAATTTGGCTACAAGCTCTAA
- a CDS encoding UbiD family decarboxylase translates to MNPRTRFDDLHQFINHLEKKGELRRIRVEVDPVLEVSEIVQRVVKQEGPALLFERPRGADFPLLINLFGSHRRIEEALGNHPEAIGEAIVKTIDRLNPPSLSTLWHSREFLIRALAMRPRIVRQAPVQEVSEEPDLTRLPVLQCWPGDGGRFITFGMVLTEHPHTRRRNLGLYRLHIYDERTTGMHWQSMKGGRGHYFAAEQQGVPLDVAVVLGGDPVLMLASVLPLPEDVDEITFAGLLSGRRPSLVKAQTSPLLVPANAEFILEGHVPPFERRREGPFGDHFGHYSEAADFPVFHLRRVTRRRKAIYPASVVGKPPQEDKYIGEAAGLLVGPLIKLIQPNVRDLWAFYEAGFHNLLGVAVAERHPKEVLKTAFGLLGVGQLSLTKVMVLVREEVNCRRFDHLLRELWWRFDPAERMLLIPTAPLDTLDFTSFTMHTGSKLILDATGERIMSAEPPREIVDPRRFDSRIVDYRLLEGGFLVVVIARDARQVLADLLRWPELGPVKFIVAVSPDVKVQDDENLIWGIFTRFDPARDMLAEEMRLVGARPLYRGRLAIDATWKEGYPQPLEMDPEIQRRVDRRWGEYFGPEVRDMS, encoded by the coding sequence ATGAATCCCCGAACTCGATTTGATGATCTCCACCAATTCATCAACCATCTGGAGAAGAAGGGAGAGTTGCGGCGGATTCGGGTTGAAGTTGATCCCGTACTGGAAGTGTCCGAGATCGTTCAGCGGGTGGTGAAACAAGAGGGTCCTGCTCTTTTGTTCGAGCGCCCGCGAGGGGCTGACTTTCCCCTTCTCATTAACCTTTTCGGCTCGCATCGCCGGATCGAGGAAGCGCTGGGGAATCACCCTGAAGCGATTGGGGAAGCGATTGTTAAGACGATAGACCGCCTGAATCCACCATCGCTTTCGACTCTCTGGCATTCACGTGAGTTTTTAATTCGGGCTCTTGCCATGCGTCCGCGAATTGTTCGCCAAGCTCCTGTACAGGAGGTGAGCGAAGAGCCCGATTTAACCAGATTGCCCGTCTTGCAGTGCTGGCCGGGCGATGGCGGTCGGTTCATTACTTTCGGCATGGTGCTTACGGAGCATCCGCACACGCGCCGCCGCAACCTGGGGCTCTATCGGCTGCACATCTATGATGAGCGAACAACGGGTATGCACTGGCAATCCATGAAGGGCGGGCGAGGTCATTACTTCGCCGCCGAACAACAGGGAGTGCCGCTTGATGTGGCCGTGGTATTAGGCGGCGATCCTGTGCTCATGCTCGCCTCGGTGCTCCCTCTGCCTGAAGATGTGGATGAAATTACCTTCGCGGGTTTGCTCTCCGGTCGGCGGCCCTCGTTGGTGAAGGCTCAGACGAGCCCGCTTCTTGTACCGGCAAACGCGGAGTTCATTCTTGAAGGGCACGTCCCCCCCTTCGAGCGACGGCGGGAAGGGCCCTTTGGCGATCATTTCGGACATTACTCCGAGGCGGCGGATTTCCCCGTCTTTCACCTCCGCCGAGTGACCCGGCGGCGCAAGGCCATATACCCGGCATCGGTTGTGGGGAAGCCCCCGCAGGAGGATAAATACATCGGAGAGGCAGCCGGGTTGCTCGTTGGACCACTCATCAAGCTCATTCAGCCCAATGTGCGCGATCTCTGGGCGTTTTATGAAGCGGGCTTTCACAATCTGCTCGGCGTCGCCGTGGCCGAACGTCATCCGAAGGAAGTTTTGAAAACAGCCTTTGGCCTTCTCGGCGTGGGTCAGCTCTCTCTGACGAAGGTGATGGTGCTGGTAAGGGAGGAGGTCAATTGTCGCCGGTTTGATCATCTCCTGCGGGAACTCTGGTGGCGGTTCGATCCGGCGGAGCGGATGCTCCTGATCCCAACCGCGCCCCTTGATACTCTCGACTTCACCTCGTTCACCATGCACACGGGGAGCAAACTCATTCTCGATGCGACGGGCGAGCGGATTATGAGCGCCGAGCCCCCGCGCGAGATCGTTGACCCTCGCCGATTTGACTCTCGCATTGTGGACTACCGGCTGCTTGAAGGGGGATTTCTCGTCGTCGTTATTGCCCGGGACGCACGCCAGGTCCTTGCCGATCTGCTGCGCTGGCCCGAGCTTGGTCCGGTGAAATTCATCGTGGCGGTGAGCCCCGATGTAAAAGTGCAAGACGACGAGAACCTCATCTGGGGAATTTTCACCCGATTCGACCCGGCACGCGACATGTTGGCTGAGGAGATGCGGCTTGTGGGGGCGCGACCCCTTTACCGAGGCCGCTTGGCCATTGACGCGACGTGGAAAGAAGGCTATCCCCAGCCGCTGGAAATGGACCCTGAGATTCAGCGGCGGGTTGACCGACGGTGGGGTGAATATTTCGGCCCGGAAGTCAGGGACATGTCCTGA
- the ruvB gene encoding Holliday junction branch migration DNA helicase RuvB: MKDRRLLTSGIPTDEDRQYDVTLRPRWLKDYVGQKKITENLSVYIQAARARGQALDHVILHGPPGTGKTTLAYIIANELGVDIKSTSGPVIERSGDLAALLTNLQERDVLFIDEIHRLNPAVEEILYPAMEAYQLDIIIGQGPAARSIKIDLPPFTLIGATTRKGLLSAPLRGRFGIDLHLDFYLPEELQIIVERSARILQIEIEADGAREIARRARGTPRIANRLLRRVRDFAEVHGEGRITRAIADYALNRMEVDRYGLDEIDRKILLTIIEKFGGGPVGLGTISAAISEEKDAIEEIYEPYLIQIGFLSRTPRGRVATEAAYKHLGFDLRGRRLSVAGEGLFDL; this comes from the coding sequence ATGAAGGATCGGCGGTTGTTAACGAGCGGCATCCCGACGGATGAAGATCGTCAGTACGACGTTACGCTGCGGCCGCGTTGGCTCAAGGACTACGTCGGGCAGAAAAAGATCACGGAGAATCTCTCCGTCTATATTCAGGCAGCCCGGGCCCGGGGCCAGGCTCTGGATCACGTTATCCTGCACGGTCCGCCTGGGACCGGGAAGACCACATTGGCTTACATTATCGCCAATGAGCTGGGTGTGGACATAAAGTCCACATCGGGCCCTGTCATTGAACGGTCGGGTGACCTCGCGGCGCTTTTGACCAATCTGCAGGAGCGGGATGTCTTGTTCATTGATGAGATTCATCGTCTTAATCCCGCCGTCGAGGAAATCCTCTATCCGGCGATGGAGGCCTATCAACTGGATATCATCATCGGTCAGGGGCCAGCAGCCCGGTCCATCAAAATAGATCTCCCACCCTTCACCCTGATCGGAGCGACGACCCGAAAGGGCCTATTGAGTGCTCCTCTGCGAGGACGGTTCGGCATTGATCTTCACCTGGATTTTTATCTCCCGGAAGAATTGCAGATCATCGTAGAGCGATCCGCTCGTATCCTTCAGATCGAGATCGAAGCCGACGGAGCCCGCGAGATTGCTCGGCGGGCCCGTGGCACGCCTCGGATCGCCAACCGACTCCTGCGCCGCGTCCGCGATTTCGCCGAAGTTCACGGCGAAGGTCGCATCACCCGCGCCATCGCCGATTACGCCCTCAACCGGATGGAGGTAGACAGGTATGGCCTGGATGAAATTGACCGTAAGATTCTGCTGACCATCATCGAGAAATTCGGTGGAGGACCGGTCGGGTTGGGAACGATTTCCGCTGCCATCAGCGAGGAGAAAGACGCCATTGAGGAGATCTACGAACCTTATCTCATCCAGATCGGGTTCCTCAGCCGCACACCCCGCGGTCGCGTTGCCACGGAGGCAGCCTATAAGCATCTGGGCTTTGACCTTCGGGGGCGACGCCTCTCGGTCGCCGGAGAGGGCCTGTTTGACCTCTAG